DNA from Anaerolineae bacterium:
AGCGCTGTTTAAATCATCATCCTCCAGCTTTTCAACATCTCTAATTTCATCTATAGGCAAAAAAGTATAAAGGGCCAAAAAACGAACAACATCATCATCATCTGTATTGATCCAGTATTGATAATATTCATATGGACTCGTTCTTTCAGAATCAAGCCAAACAGCTCCATCGGCTGTTTTTCCCATCTTTGCGCCGTTACTTGTAGTAATCAATGGAGAGATTATACCAAAAACGGTCTCTCTGCGCATCTTTCGAACAAGCTCAATACCGCTAATTATATTCCCCCACTGGTCGCTTCCTCCCATCTGAAGCCTGCAACCATATTTATCAAAAAGATTTAGGAAATCATATGCCTGTAAAAGCATGTAATTGAATTCAATAAAGTTCAACCCCTCTTCTGCTTCAAGGCGCATCTTATAGCTTTCCGCCTTTATCATTCGATTGACGCTGAAATGCCTTCCGATGTCTCTGAGAAAAGGTATATATTTTAATTCGGTCAACCAGTCGGCATTGTTTAATATAAGGGCTTTCCCTTTGCTGAAATCTATAAAGCGAGACAGTTGCTTTTCTATCCCCCGCGCATTATGTTCCACTATTTCAGGCGTAAGCAGCTTTCGCATCTCAGTCTTGCCGCTCGGGTCTCCAACAAGCCCTGTCCCGCCTCCAATAAGAGCTATGGGACGGTGCCCATGCTTCTGCATATGGGCAAGCGACATTATAGGCACAAGGCTTCCAATATGCAGGCTTGATGCTGTTGGATCAAAACCGATATAACCAGTAATATTCCCCTGATCAAAATATTCAACCAACTCATCGTTATGAGTGGTTTTTTCAATAAAACCACGCTCTTGAAGCGTCTCAATTACATTCATGATTCAATTCCTAATTTATATCAAGTCAGCACGCATTTGGTACAGATATGAGTGCCTAAAGTCTGCCCTCATCATGTATGCATTGGCTTAAGAAACCTGTATCAACCAGCAGAATCCCTTAACTTCAGGCATTTCAGGCGCTTATTTTTGAGCTAACCCTAAGAGTTATTTGTTTGCATATTCCACTGCTCTGGTTTCTCTAATAACTGTAACCTTGATCTGACCCGGGAATGTTAATGACTCTTGAATCTTTTTTGCAATATCTTTGCTTAAAAAAACTGACTCCTCATCTGAAATTATTTCACTTTCGACTATTACTCTAAGTTCCCTGCCGGCCTGAATAGCGTAAGTGTTTGAAACTCCTTTAAATGAATTAGCTATTTTTTCAAGATCTTCCAGCCGTTTAATATAATTTTCAAGTAATTCTTTTCTAGCTCCAGGCCTTGCCCCGGAAAGCCCGTCAGCAGCCTGTACCAACAAATCATAGACCGAACTAGGTGGTATATTCTCATGATGAGCAGCTATAGCATTTACAATTTTAGTGGCTTCACCAAATTTTTTAGCAAGCTTAGAACCGATCAAAGCATGTGGCCCTTCGACCTCGTGATCCACTGCTTTTCCAATATCATGCAATAATCCCATACGTCTTGCCAGTTTTTGATTAAGTCCTAATTCAGAAGCCATAATACCACATAAAAACCCCACCTCAACTGAATGCTGCAGAACATTCTGCGAATAACTTGTTCGAAATTTTAATCTACCGACAATCTTAATTAGCTCATTATGAATACCATGAACTCCTAAATCAAAGGCAGCCTGTTCTCCTGCCTCCTTTATTGCCAAATCAATTTCCTGTTCAACCTTTTTTACAACATCTTCTATCCGCGCCGGATGTATTCGACCGTCTGATATCAACCTCAAAAGTGAAAGCCGAGCCACCTCCCGCCTGACAGGATTAAAACCAGACAGTATAACCGCCTCAGGAGTATCATCTATAATAAGATCGATGCCTGTAGCAGCCTCAATAGCGCGTATATTACGCCCCTCTCTTCCGATTATACGCCCCTTCATCTCATCGTTGGGAAGTTGCACAACAGACACGGTTCGTTCGGCAATAAAATCCCCGGCATATCTCTGGATGGCAGTAGCTATAATTTTTTTAGCTGTTTTATCTGCCTCTTCTTTTGTTTCATTCTCTATTCTTTTAATCAGTCTGGCAGACTCATGTCGCGCCTCGTTTTCCATAGCCCTGATCAATAACTCCTTGGCCTGCCCTGCCGCCAATCCGGAAATCTTTTCAAGCTGTTTTTTTTGTTCTTCTATTAAGTTATTATATTTTGCTTCACTTTGCTCAACTTGCTCAACATTTCTTGCCAACTGCTTTTCTTTTCCGAAAATCTCCCTGTCTCTCTGCTCAAGTTGCTCAATTTTTCTATCAACACTCTCCTCTTTCTGTATCAACCTTCTTTCTTTTTTCTTTAATTCAGCTTGAGTCTCTTTTGTTTCAGCATCAAATTCACTTTTCATGTTGAAAAGTCTATCTTTTGCTTCGAGCGCAGCCTCTTTTATCAGTGTTTTCGATCTCCGTTTAGCATCTTCTACCAGCCGTGATGACTCTAACTCAGCAGACTTAAGCTTCTGAGAAATAATCCTTCCCTTCACCCAATAGGCAATGACACAACCTAACATTAAGCCGATTATGCCAAATAATATATTATATGCATTCATTGCTAATCTCCATGGATATATATAAAACTACATAATTTGCACTAAAGCAAAATTATTAAAATGGCGCTTGAAACCTACTATTAATTTTGCTCAACTTCAAGCCCGCCTGTGCGTTGCACGCAGGAAAGGCGATCCGCCGCAGACGGATTAACTGTAGGAATACATATAGTATTTCAAGAATTAATCAGCCTTAGGCTGATTAAAAAGTGACACGCAGTGACACGCAGTGAAGCATCAGCGCTAACCATTAGCGCTAACCATCAGCGATCAATTAGCCAAAAGGGGGCATTTTGCAAAAGTCTCAAATAATGTAAGGTGGATTTGGGATGAGATGTTCGAAAAGCTGAATTGGATTGACAATATACTCTTTATTTAAAGTTAACGTCCTATTTGTAAATAAGGAAGACCCCCGCCAAATAGCCGTGTTAGAAGGTCTTTGAGCCAAGGCTCAAAGTGGGCGCCTTATGGTTTCTTTAGGCTTTTCTGTACAAGCAGAACCTGCTCACCAAAACCAGTGAAAGCTCCCTTAAATATGAATGTTGGGTCAAAGAACATCTTCCAATCACGAACACGGCAGGGGCCGTACCTTTTAAGCGATCCGCTTATTCATTTAGTTGCAACCTGACAGCTGCTTATATTATTGCATATTAGCACTTAATGTATGTATTAAATTTGCTGAACGTTCAGAAAGCTCCTGTAATAAATACGAATAATTCCTTTTTAGCTCAAAATTTTCATTAGCAATGTTTAGAGCTGCTGCAATCAATATCGCCAGCCTCGTAATATCAGATGTTTGGCCTGATTGCTGAGTTTCGACTTTGGCTACCTCTTTTACCAGTAGTGCAGCGACCTCTTTTGCCTCTGTGATTTCTGATTCAGCTTTAAATTTATAAGGCTGCCCGAATAGCTCTATTGTAAGTAGTTGTTCCAATGAATAAGTCTTCTTCCTTTCCGAAACCATATCTTGAGATCTTTGCGCCCCCTTTTTTGCCTAATTAGGCGCTGATGGTTAGCGCTGATGCTTCACTGCGTGTCACTTCATTTCAGCGTCAAGCTAAAATTTTAATCAGCCTAAAGCTGATTATTAATCCGTCTGAAACTGATCGCCTTCCCTGTCTGCGTGCAATGCGCAAGCAGACTTGAACTTGAATTCCGCTTTTAGCGGGAAGCATTTTTAAAAGATCTCATGTTGTTGGCTGCCGGTGTTAAGATTCTATTATATTATTTAATTTGACCAACAAACCATCAACCTTTGACCGCACCAAATCCCTTTCTTCTGAATAACTCTCTTCCGCCTCAACCCTGCTTTGAAGCTCATGTTCCAATTTTTCAATTCTTTTTTTAAGTTCTGCATTAGTCGCTT
Protein-coding regions in this window:
- a CDS encoding cell division protein ZapA, yielding MEQLLTIELFGQPYKFKAESEITEAKEVAALLVKEVAKVETQQSGQTSDITRLAILIAAALNIANENFELKRNYSYLLQELSERSANLIHTLSANMQ
- the tyrS gene encoding tyrosine--tRNA ligase, with product MNVIETLQERGFIEKTTHNDELVEYFDQGNITGYIGFDPTASSLHIGSLVPIMSLAHMQKHGHRPIALIGGGTGLVGDPSGKTEMRKLLTPEIVEHNARGIEKQLSRFIDFSKGKALILNNADWLTELKYIPFLRDIGRHFSVNRMIKAESYKMRLEAEEGLNFIEFNYMLLQAYDFLNLFDKYGCRLQMGGSDQWGNIISGIELVRKMRRETVFGIISPLITTSNGAKMGKTADGAVWLDSERTSPYEYYQYWINTDDDDVVRFLALYTFLPIDEIRDVEKLEDDDLNSAKTVLAFETTQLVHGRQEAVKAYNAASSMFGTRIVPERIMPASTIPRDKADFDDISVPNSFFDLEQIQAGIPAFKLFHLAGLAPSGSAAMRLIKQGGAYINNNRINSTEYMINENDLNNKEILLRAGKKHFHKIKIRC
- the rny gene encoding ribonuclease Y codes for the protein MNAYNILFGIIGLMLGCVIAYWVKGRIISQKLKSAELESSRLVEDAKRRSKTLIKEAALEAKDRLFNMKSEFDAETKETQAELKKKERRLIQKEESVDRKIEQLEQRDREIFGKEKQLARNVEQVEQSEAKYNNLIEEQKKQLEKISGLAAGQAKELLIRAMENEARHESARLIKRIENETKEEADKTAKKIIATAIQRYAGDFIAERTVSVVQLPNDEMKGRIIGREGRNIRAIEAATGIDLIIDDTPEAVILSGFNPVRREVARLSLLRLISDGRIHPARIEDVVKKVEQEIDLAIKEAGEQAAFDLGVHGIHNELIKIVGRLKFRTSYSQNVLQHSVEVGFLCGIMASELGLNQKLARRMGLLHDIGKAVDHEVEGPHALIGSKLAKKFGEATKIVNAIAAHHENIPPSSVYDLLVQAADGLSGARPGARKELLENYIKRLEDLEKIANSFKGVSNTYAIQAGRELRVIVESEIISDEESVFLSKDIAKKIQESLTFPGQIKVTVIRETRAVEYANK